The segment GCAGCTGCCGAGGCTGAAATTCAGTTGCTCCAGGAGCGGGTTGCTGGTGATTTGATCATCGGCGGCAGTACGATCCCTGCCCATTATGTCCTGCCTTCGTTGTTGGCCCGCTTTTCATCTCGCTACCCCGAAGTGAGAATGGACCTCAAGGTCGCCGATTCCACCAAGATTATTCAACGTCTGATTGGCGGTGAAGGGATGGTTGGGATGGTTGGTGCTCGCGAGGATCATCCAGATCTGACTTTTGAGAAAGTGCTCATGGACGAACTGGTCATCGTGGGCTCCCCTCCATTGGCATCCAGGACCAAACAGCCTCTGATCCCAGCCGAACTGGCATCGCTCCCCTGGATCATGCGTGAAGAGGGGAGTGGGACCCGTCGGGCATTCGAGACAGCTCTTGATGCTCAGGGTGCACCCAGGCCTCAACCTGTCCTCAAGGTTGAAAGTACCCTGGCAGCCCTACAGAGTGTCCTTGCTGGCATTGGTGTGACCGTAACTTCTCGACTTGCTGCTCGGCCTTTGTTGAAGACGGGAGAAATCGTTGAGATCCAGGTCAATGGTCTGGACATGCAGCGTGACTTCTATCTCGCTTACCACTCCCGTCGTCATCTGTTCCCGGCGGCTCGCTATTTCATCGAGTTTATCCGTCAGGAATGTCGACTTGGCGCTTAGCGTATTCATACTTTCCGACTTTAATATCCAGTTCTGAGAACCTTCAGCCCCAAGGAGCGCTTGATGTCCGAGAAGATTGTTCTCGTTGATACTGTCAAAGCCGCTGGTTGAGCCGCCAAGATTGCTCCAGGGGACCTGGAGCGAGTATTGTCGGTTCTGCCCAGGCAGACCGATCCCCGCATCCTTGCCGGCGATGCCGTGGGCGAGGACGCAGCGATTCTCACCTTTCCGCAGGGTAAGGCACTCGTTCAGACCGTGGACTTTTTTACGCCCATCGTGAACGACCCGTACCGTTTCGGACAGATTGCTGCGGCCAATGCTCTGTCCGATGTCTATGCCATGGGCGGCGAACCTTATGCTGCCATGAATATCGTCTGTTTTCCCATCAAGGACATGGACGAGGACATCCTGAAGCAGATCATCAGCGGTGGATATGACAAGGTCCGTGAATCCGGTGCTGTCCTTGCGGGCGGTCATAGCGTCGAGGATCAGGAAATCAAGTTTGGATTGGCCGTGTCTGGTATCGTGGACCCTGACGGGTACGCCACGAATGCCGGCCTCAGGGCTGGTGACAACTTGCTGTTGACCAAACCTTTGGGCACTGGCGTGTTGGCAACAGCGATCAAAGGCAAATGGGAAGGCTCTGACGAATTGGAAGAACTGCTGTATACCGTTGCGGCTCGCCTGAATAAGGCGGGGGCCGAGGTTATCAGACGGTTCGGACTCACGGGCGCTACTGATGTGACCGGGTTTGGCCTGGGCGGACACCTGTTGGAGATGGCCCGTGCCTCTAAGGTTGATATCGAGTTACATCTGGACGATGTCCCGCTCTTGCCACGGGCGTTGGAATTGGCCGCAGTGGGGCTTATCCCTGCGGGGAGTTATGCCAACAAACATTTTTGTGAGGGGCGGGTTGCCCTTGCTAGTGGCTTGAACAGCACGAAGGTTGATCTTGTCTTTGATGCCCAGACATCAGGTGGGCTAGTGCTTGCCGTTCCTGATCAGTACCTGGATGAAGCCTGCCAGATGCTTGAATCCGCAGGGGATGTAGCGGCGCGCATTGGTCGGGTGCGGCCCACTGAGGGCCAAAAGAGCAAACTTCTGATCCGTTAGCAGAGGCGGCCTTGTACCGGGCCGACAATCAGCGATGACAATATCCATTACTGATCCCGCGGGACGCACCCTTCAGCTCTCCGCTGATGCCAGTCGCACCTTGGCCCAGACAGTCTTTCTGTCCGGGTACTGGCAGACAGCGGCGTTGTGCTCTGGGCTTGGGCGCTGTGGACGGTGCCGGATGCAATTTATTTCAGCTGCCCCCGCGCCTGAACCTGATGAGTCCCGCGTGCTTTCCCAAGAAGAGCTTGCTCAGGGCTGGCGATTGGGATGTCGCCACAAAGCCCTTGCCGGAACAGAAGTCTTCCTGCCGGTCGATCCGGTGCACGCGGCACAGAGTGCTGTTCAATCCGTGGCCGAACTTCAGTTGGCAGTGGATCTTGGGACGACCAGTGTACACTGGGAAGCTCTGGACAGCTCTCATGTGGTTGTGGCTGCGGGAGCGACCCTGAATCCCCAACTCGGCGCAGGCAGTGAGGTTATGTCCCGTCTGGCCTTCGCGGCATCGCCGGATGGCGCAGAGGATTTACGACAGGTCATTGTGCAACTGTTGCGAGAAATCATTGCTTCGTTGCCGGGGCAGGTCAAACGACTTTCAGTGGCTGGCAATCCGGCCATGACTCTGCTTTTGCTCGGTGCACCTGTGGATGGAATTTCCAAGGCACCTTATCGTCTGGATGAGCCGGGCGGGCGTGTTGTCTCCCTGGCTGAGGACCTGCCAGAGGCCTACATCCTTCCGCAATTGGCCCCGTTTGTGGGTGGTGATCTGAGCGCGGGAATGACCGCGTTGCTTATGGCGGAGAGGCCACCCTCAACACCCTTCCTGCTTTCGGACATGGGAACCAACGGTGAGTTTCTCTTGGCGCTTTCCGAATCGGAATACATTTCGACCTCGGTCCCGCTGGGGCCAGCTCTGGAAGGCTCTGGCCTGAGTTGTGGCAACGTGGCTGGCACCGGGACTGTCTCTGCTTTTCGCCTGACCCCGTACGGGCTTGAAGCCAACTGCATTGGTGGTGGCGCCTCCTCCCTTGATGCAGGGATTACCGGCGCGGGGTATATCTCTCTTCTGGCGATTCTGAAAGAGCAGGGGGTGCTGGACGAGCGCGGCGGATTTGCTTCGGGTGCGACACCTCTGGCGACCAAATTGGCTCGGGACTTCGTGGATATCCTGGGTGAGCGCCGCTTGAATCTTCCGGGGGGACTGTTCCTGACAGCCTCGGATGTGGAGGAAGTGCTCAAGGTCAAAGCTGCTTTTGATCTGGCCGTGGGCGCGCTGCTGGAAGCTGCGGGATTATCCTCCGGGGCACTGACCTGTCTCTGTCTGGCCGGAGCTTTGGGGGCTCATGTTGTTCCGGCCGATCTGGAGAGTCTGGGCTTTCTGCCTCCGGGGTTGGGAGCACGTGTGCGGACCGTGGGCAATACCTCCCTGGCTGGAGCGCGTCTTGTATTGACGGATGCGGACGCTCGGCATTCTGCCGAAGCATTGCCTGCTCAAACCCGTAACATCGACTTGACGGGCGACCCCGCCTTCGGGCAGGAGTTTGTGCGCCGCATGCATTTTTGTTTCGGGAACCGCGTCGCTTCATGACGCAGATTTTTACAGGATAAGACCACCCGTGAAGATTATTGATCTAGGACTGTGCCCGTACCGCGAGGCTCAGCAAATCCAATTGGACCGCCACGCTGAAGTGGTTGAAGGCGCAGAAGATACCCTCTTCCTGCTGGAGCATCCCCGTGTAATCACCGTGGGCAAAGCTGGTGGGTTGGAAAATCTTCACGTTCAGCCGGAGTTCTTGGAGCAGCAGGGTATTGATCTTGTGCACGTGACCCGTGGTGGGAATATCACATGTCATTTTCCGGGGCAGTTGGTGGGATATCCGATCTTCCGCGTGGATAAGCGCCCTGGCGGTGTTAAACGCTTCTTCCATGATATGGAGGAAACCGTGATCCGTACCTTGGGGTGCATCGGGCTTGATGCTCGTCGTTGGGAAGGGCGCGCAGGCGTCTGGACTGAGACGGGCAAGGTCTGCTCCATGGGAATTGCGGTCAAGAAATGGGTCACTTATCACGGCCTGGCGTTGAATGTTGGCGAGGATACCTCGTTGTTTGATATGATCACTCTGTGCGGATTGACGGATACCAAAGCCGCTTCCGTTCACGGTGAATTGAAGGCTCTGGGACATGAAGAACGTCCTGGAATGCAGGAGATCAAGGATGTCCTCGAGCAAGAGTTCCGCAAAGTCTTTGCGGATTCCAAAGTGGCTTAGGGTCAAGCTACCCAGCGATCCGACCTTTGCGCAGACCGGGGGCCTCCTGAAGGACCTGGGGCTGAATACCGTTTGCCAGGGGGCGAAATGCCCTAACATCTATGAATGTTTTTCCAAGCATGTGGCCACGTTCCTGATTATGGGGCGTACCTGTACTCGTGGCTGTGCGTTTTGCAATATTGGCCTGGGGAAGGTGGAACCTCTGGACCCGGATGAGCCGAGCCGTGTGGCCGAAGCCGCCAAGCGCCTGCAGCTCAAGCATGTGGTCATTACCTCCGTCACCCGCGATGATCTGCCCGACGGCGGAGCCGCACATTTCGTCGCTACGATTCAGGCCGTGCGCGAGGCCAAGCCCGGATGCACCATCGAGGTGCTGATTCCGGATTTTCAGGGTGATGAGACAGCCCTCCGAGCCGTCATCGAAGCCGGGCCCGAGATCATCAACCACAATGTGGAGACGGTGCCGGATCTGTATTCGCACATCCGTCCCCAGGCTGATTTCGAGCAAAGCATTGAACTGCTGGAGCGGGTCAAGGCTGCGGGTGTGATTTCCAAGAGTGGTCTGATGGTTGGCCTGGGCGAAACCGATGATCAGGTCAGAGTGCTGCTGGACAGCCTGGCGGCTGCCAAGGTGGAAATCGTGACCATCGGGCAGTACATGCGTCCGTCAGGGGCTCATCCCGAGGTGCTCCGCTACGTGGAACCAGAGATTTTTGAAGGCTACGCCGAATACGGCAAGGGGCTTGGCATCCCCCATGTGTTCTCTGCGCCTCGGGTTCGTAGTTCGTACAACGCCGCCGACTTTGTAGAGTAGGTCTCAAGGCGTCAATTATCATGCGCTGGCGGCGTTGCTTCGAGCCGCTCGAACCCTCGGATAGGTCTGACTATTCCTCGGCCTTGAGCGGCTCTCTCGCTTGGCCAGCGCGCGTTCTGCACGTTTTGTGGAAGGGCGGCAATGTTGGCTTCTGCTCTCGTTTTTATTAAGTAACGCATTGTTATTATGGTAACATAAAGGCCCGCTGATTTCTTCAGCGGGCCTTTATGTTGGCGAGGTTGTGTGAGCTACCATATTTGCTTCCTGCCGAGCATTCAAAACCCTCGCAGGCAAGGCGTCCAGGAGGCGTATTGCAGACCGAAGCATATTCAGACATATGTCAGGGCTGCGAACGCCGTGACTACGCGGTCAGCGTGGGGCTATGAACGTTCGACTTTCCAGTCCTTGATCAGTAGGTCGATCGTAGCCATCCCCTGATAGCGATCAATCTTGGGGGTGTAGGCAATGCGTATCTGCTTGCCGCGAATATCCGGGCCGATGGCTTCGGCCTGTCGCCAGGCTTTGGCGTTCAGGGTCATGCCACTGACCTCGTCGGTGAGCTTCAGTTTGACGTGGTCTTTGCCAAAGGTGCGTCGGTCCGTGACCTTCACAGGCGGTGAGGAGAACACAGGTTCCGCATTGCCCGGCCCAAAGGGTTGCAGCATCTCCAGTTCCTTGAGCAGATCGAAATCGATATCGGAAAAGGGCAGTTCGCCGTCGATGAAGAGCGTAGCCGTGAGTGGCTTGTCACCACACTGGTCGAGTACGGCCTGGTGAAAAGCTGTGCGCAGGGCATCCAGATTGGATTTCTCCAGAGACATTCCGGCAGCCTGCTTGTGGCCTCCAAAACCTGCCAGTAAGTCGGCGCAGGAGGTCAGACC is part of the Desulfovibrio ferrophilus genome and harbors:
- a CDS encoding ASKHA domain-containing protein; amino-acid sequence: MQFISAAPAPEPDESRVLSQEELAQGWRLGCRHKALAGTEVFLPVDPVHAAQSAVQSVAELQLAVDLGTTSVHWEALDSSHVVVAAGATLNPQLGAGSEVMSRLAFAASPDGAEDLRQVIVQLLREIIASLPGQVKRLSVAGNPAMTLLLLGAPVDGISKAPYRLDEPGGRVVSLAEDLPEAYILPQLAPFVGGDLSAGMTALLMAERPPSTPFLLSDMGTNGEFLLALSESEYISTSVPLGPALEGSGLSCGNVAGTGTVSAFRLTPYGLEANCIGGGASSLDAGITGAGYISLLAILKEQGVLDERGGFASGATPLATKLARDFVDILGERRLNLPGGLFLTASDVEEVLKVKAAFDLAVGALLEAAGLSSGALTCLCLAGALGAHVVPADLESLGFLPPGLGARVRTVGNTSLAGARLVLTDADARHSAEALPAQTRNIDLTGDPAFGQEFVRRMHFCFGNRVAS
- the lipA gene encoding lipoyl synthase, with product MSSSKSSAKSLRIPKWLRVKLPSDPTFAQTGGLLKDLGLNTVCQGAKCPNIYECFSKHVATFLIMGRTCTRGCAFCNIGLGKVEPLDPDEPSRVAEAAKRLQLKHVVITSVTRDDLPDGGAAHFVATIQAVREAKPGCTIEVLIPDFQGDETALRAVIEAGPEIINHNVETVPDLYSHIRPQADFEQSIELLERVKAAGVISKSGLMVGLGETDDQVRVLLDSLAAAKVEIVTIGQYMRPSGAHPEVLRYVEPEIFEGYAEYGKGLGIPHVFSAPRVRSSYNAADFVE
- a CDS encoding selenium metabolism-associated LysR family transcriptional regulator, with protein sequence MDIRRLEAFSKVYELRSFSKAGEELYLSQPTISAHVSALETELDVRLFDRLGRTILPTQAAEVLYRYALDVFNSLAAAEAEIQLLQERVAGDLIIGGSTIPAHYVLPSLLARFSSRYPEVRMDLKVADSTKIIQRLIGGEGMVGMVGAREDHPDLTFEKVLMDELVIVGSPPLASRTKQPLIPAELASLPWIMREEGSGTRRAFETALDAQGAPRPQPVLKVESTLAALQSVLAGIGVTVTSRLAARPLLKTGEIVEIQVNGLDMQRDFYLAYHSRRHLFPAARYFIEFIRQECRLGA
- the selD gene encoding selenide, water dikinase SelD, giving the protein MSEKIVLVDTVKAAGUAAKIAPGDLERVLSVLPRQTDPRILAGDAVGEDAAILTFPQGKALVQTVDFFTPIVNDPYRFGQIAAANALSDVYAMGGEPYAAMNIVCFPIKDMDEDILKQIISGGYDKVRESGAVLAGGHSVEDQEIKFGLAVSGIVDPDGYATNAGLRAGDNLLLTKPLGTGVLATAIKGKWEGSDELEELLYTVAARLNKAGAEVIRRFGLTGATDVTGFGLGGHLLEMARASKVDIELHLDDVPLLPRALELAAVGLIPAGSYANKHFCEGRVALASGLNSTKVDLVFDAQTSGGLVLAVPDQYLDEACQMLESAGDVAARIGRVRPTEGQKSKLLIR
- the lipB gene encoding lipoyl(octanoyl) transferase LipB, producing MKIIDLGLCPYREAQQIQLDRHAEVVEGAEDTLFLLEHPRVITVGKAGGLENLHVQPEFLEQQGIDLVHVTRGGNITCHFPGQLVGYPIFRVDKRPGGVKRFFHDMEETVIRTLGCIGLDARRWEGRAGVWTETGKVCSMGIAVKKWVTYHGLALNVGEDTSLFDMITLCGLTDTKAASVHGELKALGHEERPGMQEIKDVLEQEFRKVFADSKVA